In Arachis hypogaea cultivar Tifrunner chromosome 2, arahy.Tifrunner.gnm2.J5K5, whole genome shotgun sequence, a genomic segment contains:
- the LOC112734048 gene encoding AAA-ATPase At2g46620 — protein sequence MTIVMIILILIILLFLIRVMLFKTGLIHSTKKLQQTLQEIFYVHQYLKVPELNESMQPNPLYRKVFLYLHSLPSIEDSDFTNLVTGTNQNDIVLCLDANQLIEDHFLGATLYWFNQKTEPNRNNENRTGSFLLKIRKNDKRRILGAYLRHIHDVAGDMESNGKRELRLFVNAGDGEGGVRWRSVPFTHPSTFETIAMGEDLRSKVKSDLELFLRGKKYYRKLGRAWRRSFLLYGPSGTGKSSFVAAMANFLGYDVYDVDLENVRGGDSDLKLLLLETTPKSIVVVEDLDKFVVAATTESSLPAASATGIQMLNIMDGILSACCGEERVMVFTMNSKDGVDPDLLRPGRVDVHIHFPTCDFTSFKELASSHLGVKEHKLFPRVEEILARGVSLSPAEVGELMIANRGSPSRAIKSVIGALRPDGGDGIGRRESADDDCDDVDGGDGCNAVKDFRKLYGLFKLRNGKRSRPSNNTLVHD from the coding sequence ATGACTATTGTAATGATAATCCTCATTCTAATAATCCTGCTATTCCTGATTCGGGTTATGCTATTCAAAACAGGATTAATCCACAGCACAAAGAAATTGCAACAAACGTTACAAGAAATTTTCTACGTTCATCAGTACCTTAAAGTTCCCGAACTCAACGAGAGCATGCAACCGAACCCACTTTACAGAAAAGTCTTTCTCTATTTGCATTCTCTTCCTTCAATTGAAGATTCTGATTTCACGAACCTCGTTACCGGAACCAACCAAAACGATATCGTTTTATGCCTCGACGCAAATCAACTCATAGAGGATCATTTTCTTGGTGCAACTCTCTACTGGTTCAACcagaaaaccgaaccgaaccggaaTAATGAGAACCGGACCGGTTCGTTTTTGCTCAAGATCAGAAAAAACGATAAGAGGAGAATTCTCGGGGCTTATCTCCGCCACATCCACGACGTCGCCGGCGACATGGAGAGCAACGGGAAACGCGAATTGAGGCTTTTCGTGAACGCCGGAGACGGCGAGGGAGGAGTTAGGTGGAGATCGGTACCGTTCACGCATCCTTCGACGTTCGAAACGATCGCGATGGGGGAAGATCTGAGGAGCAAGGTGAAATCAGATCTGGAATTGTTCCTCCGAGGGAAAAAGTATTACCGGAAGCTCGGCCGAGCTTGGAGGCGGAGCTTCTTGCTGTACGGTCCCTCCGGCACCGGAAAATCGAGCTTCGTCGCTGCTATGGCGAATTTCCTTGGATACGACGTTTACGACGTCGATCTCGAGAATGTTCGCGGTGGCGATTCAGATCTGAAGCTCCTCCTCCTGGAGACGACGCCGAAATCGATCGTCGTCGTGGAAGATCTCGACAAGTTTGTTGTCGCCGCGACGACGGAATCATCGTTGCCGGCGGCGAGCGCCACGGGGATACAGATGCTGAATATAATGGACGGGATTCTTAGCGCGTGTTGTGGAGAAGAGCGCGTGATGGTGTTCACGATGAACAGTAAGGATGGGGTCGACCCGGATCTGCTTCGTCCGGGTCGGGTCGACGTTCACATTCATTTTCCCACGTGCGATTTCACATCGTTCAAGGAACTCGCGAGTAGCCACTTGGGTGTGAAGGAGCACAAACTGTTCCCGCGGGTGGAGGAGATTTTGGCGCGTGGGGTGAGTCTTAGCCCGGCCGAGGTCGGCGAGTTAATGATTGCGAACCGTGGGTCACCGAGTCGAGCCATAAAATCAGTAATCGGAGCGCTAAGGCCGGATGGCGGCGATGGGATCGGACGGCGGGAAAGCGCCGATGATGACTGTGATGACGTTGACGGCGGAGATGGGTGCAATGCTgttaaggattttcgaaaattgtatgGTTTGTTCAAATTAAGAAATGGGAAAAGATCTCGACCGTCAAATAATACATTGGTCCATGATTAG